From a region of the Arachis ipaensis cultivar K30076 chromosome B09, Araip1.1, whole genome shotgun sequence genome:
- the LOC107618448 gene encoding vacuolar protein sorting-associated protein 35A-like isoform X3: MTTLISCRRSSSTSLIHLFATACCTSSPRQLRRCKQCHCCCLERVLQFGCAFSVTSNRDANTVFDAVEFVLQNFTEMNKLWVRMQHQGPVQEKEKREKERVGKNLHVLSQIEGVDLDMYKDIVLPRVLEQVVNCKDELAQFYLMDCIIQVFPDEYHLQTLDVLLGSCPLLQRYMLQERRTESIYHVIVILVKKQRRRPWLKR, from the exons ATGACAACCCTAATCTCTTGTCGCCGTTCATCTTCCACCTCTCTCATACATCTCTTTGCTACCGCTTGTTGCACCTCATCTCCTCGCCAGCTTCGCCGCTGCAAACAATGTCACTGTTGCTGCCTTGAACGAGTTCTGCAATTTGGTTGCGCCTTCTCTGTCACTTCCAATAG GGATGCAAATACTGTATTTGATGCTGTAGAGTTTGTACTCCAAAATTTCACAGAAATGAACAAACTTTGGGTGCGGATGCAACATCAG GGGCCTGTCCAGGAGAAGGAGAAACGGGAGAAAGAAAGA GTTGGGAAGAATCTCCATGTTCTCAGTCAGATAGAGGGTGTTGATCTTGATATGTACAAAGATATTGTGCTTCCCAGAGTATTAGAGCAG GTTGTAAATTGCAAAGATGAGTTGGCCCAGTTTTACTTGATGGATTGCATAATTCAAGTCTTCCCTGATGAGTATCACTTGCAAACTCTTGATGTATTGTTGGGTTCATGCCCTCTGCTTCAG AGGTATATGCTGCAAGAGAGAAGAACAGAATCTATATACCACGTGATCGTTATCTTAGTGAAGAAGCAGAGAAGAAG GCCATGGCTGAAAAGATAG
- the LOC107618448 gene encoding kinesin-like protein KIN-5D isoform X1: MPSASEVYAAREKNRIYIPRDRYLSEEAEKKAMAEKIERMELEADSKDKQLMELYQLYNCQQLLTTQLSDKLEKTEKNLEETERSLVDLEERQKQANATIKEKELSSQQEYLKLKARYEALQRSQRNLMGEDLGLLSSKELESLERQLDSSLKLIRSTRTQFMLDQLSKLQRKTFSQLQEEKSSLLQEKIYLTKVIFIYKDMNNENVEMICSKFVEHL, from the exons ATGCCCTCTGCTTCAG AGGTATATGCTGCAAGAGAGAAGAACAGAATCTATATACCACGTGATCGTTATCTTAGTGAAGAAGCAGAGAAGAAG GCCATGGCTGAAAAGATAGAACGCATGGAACTAGAGGCAGACTCTAAAGATAAG CAACTGATGGAGCTTTATCAACTTTACAATTGTCAGCAACTTTTGACTACACAGTTAAGTGATAAACTTGAAAAAACTGAG AAAAATCTGGAAGAAACTGAACGGTCATTAGTTGATCTTGAGGAAAGACAAAAACAAGCAAATGCAACAATAAAGGaaaag GAATTAAGCAGTCAACAAGAATACTTGAAGCTGAAGGCACGTTATGAAGCCCTACAAAGGTCCCAGag AAACCTGATGGGAGAAGATCTTGGCCTTCTAAGCAGCAAAGAGCTAGAGTCACTGGAAAGGCAGCTAGATTCGTCGTTGAAGCTAATCAGATCCACAAGG ACCCAATTCATGCTGGATCAGCTATCGAAACTTCAACGTAAG ACGTTTTCTCAACTTCAGGAAGAGAAAAGCTCCCTGCTCCaggaaaaaatatatttaacaaAG GTAATATTTATTTACAAGGACATGAACAATGAAAATGTTGAAATGATTTGTAGCAAATTTGTTGAGCATCTCTAG
- the LOC107618448 gene encoding agamous-like MADS-box protein AGL9 homolog isoform X4: MPSASEVYAAREKNRIYIPRDRYLSEEAEKKAMAEKIERMELEADSKDKQLMELYQLYNCQQLLTTQLSDKLEKTEELSSQQEYLKLKARYEALQRSQRNLMGEDLGLLSSKELESLERQLDSSLKLIRSTRTQFMLDQLSKLQRKTFSQLQEEKSSLLQEKIYLTKVIFIYKDMNNENVEMICSKFVEHL; the protein is encoded by the exons ATGCCCTCTGCTTCAG AGGTATATGCTGCAAGAGAGAAGAACAGAATCTATATACCACGTGATCGTTATCTTAGTGAAGAAGCAGAGAAGAAG GCCATGGCTGAAAAGATAGAACGCATGGAACTAGAGGCAGACTCTAAAGATAAG CAACTGATGGAGCTTTATCAACTTTACAATTGTCAGCAACTTTTGACTACACAGTTAAGTGATAAACTTGAAAAAACTGAG GAATTAAGCAGTCAACAAGAATACTTGAAGCTGAAGGCACGTTATGAAGCCCTACAAAGGTCCCAGag AAACCTGATGGGAGAAGATCTTGGCCTTCTAAGCAGCAAAGAGCTAGAGTCACTGGAAAGGCAGCTAGATTCGTCGTTGAAGCTAATCAGATCCACAAGG ACCCAATTCATGCTGGATCAGCTATCGAAACTTCAACGTAAG ACGTTTTCTCAACTTCAGGAAGAGAAAAGCTCCCTGCTCCaggaaaaaatatatttaacaaAG GTAATATTTATTTACAAGGACATGAACAATGAAAATGTTGAAATGATTTGTAGCAAATTTGTTGAGCATCTCTAG
- the LOC107618448 gene encoding MADS-box transcription factor 7-like isoform X5, whose protein sequence is MPSASEVYAAREKNRIYIPRDRYLSEEAEKKAMAEKIERMELEADSKDKQLLTTQLSDKLEKTEELSSQQEYLKLKARYEALQRSQRNLMGEDLGLLSSKELESLERQLDSSLKLIRSTRTQFMLDQLSKLQRKTFSQLQEEKSSLLQEKIYLTKVIFIYKDMNNENVEMICSKFVEHL, encoded by the exons ATGCCCTCTGCTTCAG AGGTATATGCTGCAAGAGAGAAGAACAGAATCTATATACCACGTGATCGTTATCTTAGTGAAGAAGCAGAGAAGAAG GCCATGGCTGAAAAGATAGAACGCATGGAACTAGAGGCAGACTCTAAAGATAAG CAACTTTTGACTACACAGTTAAGTGATAAACTTGAAAAAACTGAG GAATTAAGCAGTCAACAAGAATACTTGAAGCTGAAGGCACGTTATGAAGCCCTACAAAGGTCCCAGag AAACCTGATGGGAGAAGATCTTGGCCTTCTAAGCAGCAAAGAGCTAGAGTCACTGGAAAGGCAGCTAGATTCGTCGTTGAAGCTAATCAGATCCACAAGG ACCCAATTCATGCTGGATCAGCTATCGAAACTTCAACGTAAG ACGTTTTCTCAACTTCAGGAAGAGAAAAGCTCCCTGCTCCaggaaaaaatatatttaacaaAG GTAATATTTATTTACAAGGACATGAACAATGAAAATGTTGAAATGATTTGTAGCAAATTTGTTGAGCATCTCTAG
- the LOC107618448 gene encoding kinesin-like protein KIN-5D isoform X2, with protein sequence MPSASEVYAAREKNRIYIPRDRYLSEEAEKKAMAEKIERMELEADSKDKQLLTTQLSDKLEKTEKNLEETERSLVDLEERQKQANATIKEKELSSQQEYLKLKARYEALQRSQRNLMGEDLGLLSSKELESLERQLDSSLKLIRSTRTQFMLDQLSKLQRKTFSQLQEEKSSLLQEKIYLTKVIFIYKDMNNENVEMICSKFVEHL encoded by the exons ATGCCCTCTGCTTCAG AGGTATATGCTGCAAGAGAGAAGAACAGAATCTATATACCACGTGATCGTTATCTTAGTGAAGAAGCAGAGAAGAAG GCCATGGCTGAAAAGATAGAACGCATGGAACTAGAGGCAGACTCTAAAGATAAG CAACTTTTGACTACACAGTTAAGTGATAAACTTGAAAAAACTGAG AAAAATCTGGAAGAAACTGAACGGTCATTAGTTGATCTTGAGGAAAGACAAAAACAAGCAAATGCAACAATAAAGGaaaag GAATTAAGCAGTCAACAAGAATACTTGAAGCTGAAGGCACGTTATGAAGCCCTACAAAGGTCCCAGag AAACCTGATGGGAGAAGATCTTGGCCTTCTAAGCAGCAAAGAGCTAGAGTCACTGGAAAGGCAGCTAGATTCGTCGTTGAAGCTAATCAGATCCACAAGG ACCCAATTCATGCTGGATCAGCTATCGAAACTTCAACGTAAG ACGTTTTCTCAACTTCAGGAAGAGAAAAGCTCCCTGCTCCaggaaaaaatatatttaacaaAG GTAATATTTATTTACAAGGACATGAACAATGAAAATGTTGAAATGATTTGTAGCAAATTTGTTGAGCATCTCTAG
- the LOC107618448 gene encoding agamous-like MADS-box protein AGL9 homolog isoform X6 gives MPSASEVYAAREKNRIYIPRDRYLSEEAEKKAMAEKIERMELEADSKDKELSSQQEYLKLKARYEALQRSQRNLMGEDLGLLSSKELESLERQLDSSLKLIRSTRTQFMLDQLSKLQRKTFSQLQEEKSSLLQEKIYLTKVIFIYKDMNNENVEMICSKFVEHL, from the exons ATGCCCTCTGCTTCAG AGGTATATGCTGCAAGAGAGAAGAACAGAATCTATATACCACGTGATCGTTATCTTAGTGAAGAAGCAGAGAAGAAG GCCATGGCTGAAAAGATAGAACGCATGGAACTAGAGGCAGACTCTAAAGATAAG GAATTAAGCAGTCAACAAGAATACTTGAAGCTGAAGGCACGTTATGAAGCCCTACAAAGGTCCCAGag AAACCTGATGGGAGAAGATCTTGGCCTTCTAAGCAGCAAAGAGCTAGAGTCACTGGAAAGGCAGCTAGATTCGTCGTTGAAGCTAATCAGATCCACAAGG ACCCAATTCATGCTGGATCAGCTATCGAAACTTCAACGTAAG ACGTTTTCTCAACTTCAGGAAGAGAAAAGCTCCCTGCTCCaggaaaaaatatatttaacaaAG GTAATATTTATTTACAAGGACATGAACAATGAAAATGTTGAAATGATTTGTAGCAAATTTGTTGAGCATCTCTAG
- the LOC107619468 gene encoding zinc finger protein CONSTANS-LIKE 16, translating to MSPSSKNVANAVGGKTARACDSCITKRARWYCAADDAFLCQACDSSVHSANPLARRHQRLRLKTATLDPLNTTSTCAPTWHHGFTKKARTPRNGGKTNHSSSSTRPTSKSCWSSRNNNQQPFHLVPEEGEGSDEVNSHEDNEEQLLYRVPVFDPFVAELCSPAENNNKKESEESKGSFGSHLHGFLPSEADLAEFAADVESLLGRGMENECVGMEHLGLIDNNNNNNKVVKVEMEQEQEHMDATCSSCKLEEGDNHMMMMEIGRETAFQFSFDYDESHETEEIDKEKVKEKEDDDDDDEDAINKKRKILLQLDYEGVINAWGGSHKSPWTTGHKPNLDLHDCWPHTMATGGTELHHGYGELMIGLGCNPSSVILGDGGREARVSRYREKRRTRLFSKKIRYEVRKLNAEKRPRMKGRFVKRASFAAPFPLIA from the exons aTGAGTCCGTCGAGTAAGAACGTGGCAAACGCCGTCGGTGGCAAAACGGCAAGAGCGTGCGATAGCTGCATAACGAAGCGAGCACGGTGGTACTGTGCTGCCGATGATGCTTTCCTCTGCCAAGCATGTGACTCTTCTGTTCACTCCGCTAACCCACTCGCTCGCAGGCATCAGAGGCTGCGCTTGAAAACCGCAACTTTGGACCCTCTCAACACTACCTCTACCTGTGCTCCTACGTGGCACCATGGCTTCACAAAGAAAGCTCGCACGCCCCGAAACGGTGGTAAGACCAATCATTCGTCTTCTTCAACTCGTCCAACATCCAAGTCTTGTTGGAGCAGCCGCAACAACAACCAGCAGCCTTTTCATCTGGTGCCGGAAGAGGGCGAGGGCTCCGATGAAGTGAATTCCCATGAAGACAACGAGGAGCAGCTTCTTTATAGGGTTCCTGTATTCGATCCCTTTGTAGCCGAGCTATGCAGTCCTGCTGAGAATAATAACAAGAAGGAGAGCGAAGAGAGCAAGGGCTCCTTTGGTTCTCACTTGCATGGCTTTCTTCCATCGGAAGCTGATCTTGCTGAGTTTGCGGCTGATGTGGAGAGCTTGCTGGGTAGGGGAATGGAGAACGAGTGCGTTGGGATGGAACACCTTGGTCTTAttgataacaataataataataataaggtagTGAAGGTGGAAATGGAACAGGAACAGGAACACATGGATGCTACCTGTAGTAGTTGCAAGCTCGAGGAGGGAGATAATCACATGATGATGATGGAGATTGGAAGAGAAACGGCGTTTCAGTTTAGCTTTGACTACGACGAATCTCATGAAACTGAAGAGATAGATAAGGAGAAGGTCAAAGAGAAAGAAGACGATGATGACGACGATGAAGATGCAATTAATAAGAAGAGGAAGATATTGCTGCAGCTAGATTACGAGGGAGTAATCAATGCGTGGGGTGGTAGTCATAAATCTCCATGGACTACAGGTCACAAACCAAACTTGGACCTCCATGATTGCTGGCCTCATACCATG GCAACAGGGGGAACAGAGCTTCAtcatggttatggtgaattgatgatTGGATTGGGGTGTAACCCATCATCGGTAATATTGGGAGACGGGGGTAGAGAGGCAAGAGTGTCAAGGTACAGAGAGAAGCGCCGAACAAGGTTGTTCTCCAAGAAAATAAGGTACGAGGTTAGGAAATTGAATGCAGAGAAGAGGCCCAGAATGAAAGGTAGATTCGTCAAGAGGGCTTCATTTGCCGCACCATTTCCGTTGATTGCTTAA
- the LOC110266417 gene encoding LOB domain-containing protein 40-like, producing the protein MMKISCNGCRILRKGCNDDCVIRPCLQWINSPESQANATLFLAKFYGRTGLLNLITAAPKNLAPAVFRSLLYEACGRIVNPAYGSMGLFWTGQWARCEAAVRAVLMGSKPNDEVAPFHSPSWGSCDIRHVPRLNTGLVDVRDRTGKIFKPQPRVALLESDVLSQIQPNRATKETEINLELSLGFH; encoded by the exons ATGATGAAAATAAGTTGCAACGGGTGCCGCATACTCCGCAAAGGTTGCAATGATGATTGCGTAATAAGGCCATGCCTGCAGTGGATAAACTCTCCGGAGTCCCAAGCCAATGCCACACTCTTCCTTGCCAAATTCTACGGTCGCACTGGCTTGCTCAACCTCATCACTGCTGCTCCCAAAAACCTTGCCCCGG CTGTGTTTAGGTCTCTCTTGTATGAAGCTTGTGGGAGAATAGTGAATCCCGCATATGGCTCCATGGGCCTCTTCTGGACGGGACAATGGGCCCGATGCGAGGCTGCTGTCCGTGCTGTCTTGATGGGGTCCAAGCCCAATGATGAGGTGGCACCTTTTCATTCCCCAAGCTGGGGGTCTTGTGACATACGCCACGTGCCAAGACTCAACACCGGTCTGGTCGACGTCAGAGACAGAACCGGGAAAATCTTCAAGCCCCAACCGCGAGTGGCTTTGCTGGAGTCGGATGTGCTGAGCCAGATTCAGCCCAACCGAGCCACCAAGGAAACCGAGATCAACTTGGAACTCTCTCTTGGCTTCCATTGA
- the LOC110266981 gene encoding uncharacterized protein LOC110266981 yields the protein MSIITPKSALWVIDSGATDHVTFDLKDFASFQNIDPINVILPNGTKTLDVNTAFLHGDLDKEVYMKLPPGLAVSQPGLVCKLQKSLYGLKQASRQWNIKLTQTLVDAGYKQFFYDHSLFIKKQSESFTAILVYVDDMVLTGNDIGEINSIKQDLDDKFKIKDLGDLKYFLGMEVARSNSGIHIYQRKYTMDLLRDFGYLDCKPLSTPFDYTQKLSKESGTILTDNTVYRQLIGRLLYLTNTRPDISYAVGRLSQFLDCATTSHLQAAFRVPRYLKGRPATGLFFTSTSNLHLTGFADADWATCADTRRSVSGYCFMLGNSLIS from the exons ATGAGCATTATCACTCCAAAATCTGCACTATGGGTCATTGATTCCGGTGCAACAGATCATGTGACTTTTGACTTAAAAGATTTTGCAAGTTTTCAAAATATTGATCCAATCAATGTGATATTGCCAAATGGGACCAAAACT CTGGACGTCAACACTGCCTTCCTTCATGGAGATTTGGACAAGGAAGTTTATATGAAGTTACCACCCGGTTTGGCTGTATCACAACCAGGTTTGGTTTGTAAATTGCAAAAATCTCTATATGGGCTTAAGCAAGCAAGCAGGCAATGGAACATTAAGCTCACTCAGACTCTTGTGGATGCTGGTTATAAGCAGTTTTTTTATGATCATTCACTCTTCATCAAGAAACAATCTGAAAGCTTCACTGCCATTctagtatatgttgatgacatggttTTAACCGGGAATGACATTGGTGAAATCAATTCCATCAAGCAAGATTTGGatgacaaattcaaaataaaggatcTTGGTGATCTCAAATACTTCTTGGGAATGGAAGTAGCACGCTCTAACTCTGGAATTCACATTTACCAGCGGAAGTACACCATGGACCTTCTCAGAGATTTTGGTTATCTAGATTGCAAGCCTCTCTCTACTCCATTTGATTATACTCAGAAACTCTCAAAGGAATCAGGTACCATTTTAACAGACAACACTGTTTACAGACAGCTCATCGGCCGACTCCTTTACCTCACAAACACTAGACCCGATATCTCTTATGCTGTGGGACGTTTGAGCCAATTTTTGGATTGTGCAACCACTTCTCACCTACAGGCTGCTTTTCGTGTACCCCGATATTTAAAAGGCCGACCTGCAACTGGTCTCTTCTTCACCTCTACTTCTAATCTGCATCTTACTGGATTTGCCGACGCTGACTGGGCTACCTGTGCCGATACTCGTCGCTCTGTTTCCGGTTATTGCTTCATGCTTGGGAACTCACTCATTAGCTAG